The sequence AATTTTTACAATCACAATAGATTTCATTCAGCACTAAATTATCAAAAGCCCATGAATGTTTATCTAGAAGGGTTGAAAAACGTTGCTTAAATTAAAGGCTAGAGGCTGGAAGATGAATTCTCAAAAAGTTGTCTTGACAAATGGTGGCAGTATAGTCTAAAAATTGGGGAGGGGTACATGAGTATGAGAAAAATTCAATCTAAATTACTTCCAAATGATTGGTTGAAAAGAGTAAAAGATTTTGATATAGACAAATCTTCTCTCTCTGACAGCCAGAAAACAATTTCAAAATATATCAAAGGCTATATTATTACTGAAAAAGAAAATTCTCTTAGTGATTCACTTTCTGTTGTATTCATTAAGTATGTAATATTTAACAATGACTTTTTACTAAATTATAATGATTTACCAATTAATCTTATTGAAAATGCAATGAATGAATTGAATGGTATGAGCGGATTAGAATTTAGTAAGAAGTTACATTCCATCTTTATTGAATTTATGACATATCAAAAATTTTATGAGTTTGGATATGTTATCAATACATTCAATAGAGATAATGGATCTTGTGATTTGGTTATGAATAAGAATAATGAAACTTTTAATATTGAAGTTAAATTCAAAGAAAATGATGACATATCAATTTCAAGATTATTTGATATTATTGATGGATTTAGTTTATTGAATAAAAATGGATTTGTAAGAGATTTATTTTTAGAAATTAATTTAAAAGTGGAAAATATCAATAAGTACAAAACTGAAATCATAGCTGAGATTAGAGACTTTTTTCAATTACAATATGATGTATATAATGGAAATTATCTACAAATTTTTAACTCAAAAAAGAGAAACCAATTAAATAGAGATATTCATACCAATTCTCTGTATATAAGTAAATTCATCATCTCTGATGAATTGGAAGACTTAATTCATGCTAAACGAATGATTAAAAAGTTATTCATTGGGAAAGATAGACATATTACAAATCTAATTAAAAAATCTTCTGAATATCAAAATTTTATTGGTTGTCTATCTTGGGCAATTCCATTCCATAATAGTGTTGATTTTAAAATTATTGAATTGGCTTTTAGAGAGTTATTGGATTTAGATTTTGATTTACATATTTTTATCAGTCATATGGTCGATGGAGAGTACCATTTCATTCTAAAAAAATGATACTAAAATCTCAAATTTTTTAAATAAGTTACAAATAAAAAAACTAAAATTATTTTTATGTTTTTATAAAATAAAAATGAAACTACTGAGATAATTCCTTATACTTAGTTGTATCATTTATATCAATAGTAATCTGATTTTTTAATTTGTCTTCCATAAATTTATTCTCAATAAATATTTCAATTGTCCAATAATTTTCATTCAGTATTTTTTTTAAATCTTTAATTTCAGATATTTCATACAGAAATTCTTTCTTTATTAATACATTTAATGTTGAAGTGATAACACCATCATCTGTCACTATAACTCTAAATTGAATTCCATCACTAACTTCTCTTATTGTTGATTTTTTTATGTTTACATCAATCATTTACTCTCCCATCTCTTTTAACTTCCCATTCAGAGAATTTTTCTTATTAGATGAACGACTTTTGATTTTAGAGTATCCAATAAACTTACCATCTTTATCATTTGGATTGATTTCACAAATCTCACAGTAAGATAAACATTTCTTTTTTAATGTATCCAATATAATGCCCCTAAAAATCAACACACCACTCTCCAACTTTTTATTTTCACCTCTCACGCTACTGTCTGTGCTTCAAGGTAGACATTCATCGGTTTTCGGTATTCGATCGATGAGTGAAATCGCTTGAAGTTGTATTTGTGGATATAGTTCTTGATGCCCTCCTTGAGCTCTTTGATGGTTCTGTAATCATTGATATAGATGCTACTGTGCTTGAGGGTTCTAAAGAACCGCTCAATAGCGATGTTATCGATTGACCGCCCCTTGCCATTCATGGAGATGGCGATCTGGTGCTCCTCTAGCAGCCGGGTATGCTCTTCACTGGTGTACTGGCTACCCTGGTCAGAGTTAAAAATCCTGGGAGCTGGGTGGGTCTGCAGGGCCTCTTTGAGCGTATCAACGGCCAGTGAGGCATCCATTGTATTGCTGATCTTGTAGGCGAGTATCGCCTTGGAGTGCCAGTCGATGATGGCGCATAAATACATGAAACCACCGTTCATGCGGATGTAGGTGATATCACCACTCCACACCTCGCCGGGCCTATCCACCACTACCTGCTTCTTGCTGTTGTGGTACTGGCTGAGCAGATAGGGGTAGCGTTTGTACTCCAGGTTGTGGATGCTGGTGTGCTTTCGCTTTTTCGGGTAGAGAGCTCGCAAATTCATCACCCGCATGTATTTGAGCACCCGCTCTTTGCCGATGCGATATCCATCTTCTAAAAGCTGCTGATGGATAAAGCGGTAGCCATACTCGGCGTTATCGGTGGCGATCTCGCCGATGGCGTGCATGATCTGCAGGTTGGCTCTACTTAGGGAGATCGGTTTATAGTAGTAGGCCGATCGGCTGATGCCCAGAAGTTCACACTGCCTTGCGATACTGATGGTTTCGGGCTTGGACTCGACAAGAGCTTTTTTATTCGATAAGTCCAAGCCCTCGAGCTTTTTTGCTAGCCACTCCTTCTCGGCGACCGATTTGCCCAGCTGTTTTTGTAGCTCTTCGATCTCCTGCTCTTTGCTTTGTATCTGGTCTTTGTATTCCTGCAAAGCCTTAGCTGGCTCAAAGGCCAGGGAAGCGTTGGCTAAAAACTGTCGCTTCCAGCTGTTTAGCGTCTGGCTGGTGACCTGATAACGACTGGCAATCTGGGCTAGGGTCTCCTCCTCTTTGAGCATCTCCAAAACAATCCTAGTCTTCTGCTCGGAGGTATAGCTCACTCCTTTTTTACGGCTCATGATGTACGCTCCATGGTTTGACTCTCCATTCCTTGGTTTATTGTATCTATTGTATCTGGTTGGAAAATCAATTTGGGTGAATGGGTGTTTGGGATTTTGGGGGCATTATAACTGGACGCTGGCACAGATTTTTGAACGCTCCCCGTCGTCCCCACCCCTTCTATTCAGCTCTCTTTATAGCAAAACCTGCTAACTTTCCATTTTCGATTCGGGGGCGGTCATGAAAAACTTTACCTTGTCGGTCATCATCTACATCACCATCATCACACTCTCGCTCATGTATATCACCCAACCCTTACAGCCGCTCTTTTCCAAAGAGTTTGATGTCCCCATCGCCAAGGCCTCATTTCTCACCTCGATCATCCTGCTCCCCCTCGCCCTCGCCCCTATATTTTATGGCTACCTATTAGAAAAGAGCTCTCCCAAAAAGATTCTCATCTTCTCTCTCTCCTGCCTAGGAATCCTTCAGATTCTCATCTCTTTGGTGGAGACCTATGAGCTCTTTTTGGGGGTTCGATTCCTTCAGGCGCTCTTCATCCCCGCCGTCCTCACCACTATCCTCACCGTCCTCACAAGAATCGATCAGCAAAACATCCAAAAATATGTGAGCATCTATGTCGCTAGCGGCGTAGTGGGTGGATTGGCTGGGCGGCTATTTGGTGGCTATTTTGCCACTGTCTACTCTTGGCAGAGCGCCTTTTTGATTCTTGGGATTCTCGTGCTTCTTGGCGCCTATCTCGTGAGTCGCCTAGAGAGCTCTCCGCGCGCCAACCTCATCAAACTCACGCCTAGAGACATTCTTGATCACCTCCAAGATAGACGCTACGCTCTGCTCTTTTTCACC comes from Wolinella succinogenes DSM 1740 and encodes:
- a CDS encoding IS3 family transposase gives rise to the protein MSRKKGVSYTSEQKTRIVLEMLKEEETLAQIASRYQVTSQTLNSWKRQFLANASLAFEPAKALQEYKDQIQSKEQEIEELQKQLGKSVAEKEWLAKKLEGLDLSNKKALVESKPETISIARQCELLGISRSAYYYKPISLSRANLQIMHAIGEIATDNAEYGYRFIHQQLLEDGYRIGKERVLKYMRVMNLRALYPKKRKHTSIHNLEYKRYPYLLSQYHNSKKQVVVDRPGEVWSGDITYIRMNGGFMYLCAIIDWHSKAILAYKISNTMDASLAVDTLKEALQTHPAPRIFNSDQGSQYTSEEHTRLLEEHQIAISMNGKGRSIDNIAIERFFRTLKHSSIYINDYRTIKELKEGIKNYIHKYNFKRFHSSIEYRKPMNVYLEAQTVA
- a CDS encoding MFS transporter: MKNFTLSVIIYITIITLSLMYITQPLQPLFSKEFDVPIAKASFLTSIILLPLALAPIFYGYLLEKSSPKKILIFSLSCLGILQILISLVETYELFLGVRFLQALFIPAVLTTILTVLTRIDQQNIQKYVSIYVASGVVGGLAGRLFGGYFATVYSWQSAFLILGILVLLGAYLVSRLESSPRANLIKLTPRDILDHLQDRRYALLFFTVFILFFSFQAILNFLPFRAKELNPEIKESMIGLLYMGYAIGVVVSLLAGRITKWLGSKEIAIVFGLSIFALSTTLTLSSQFAWLIGSIFVLCAGMFIAHSILSSLTNSISPEKKGIVNGLYLAFYYAGGTIGSIAPGVIYKHFGWSAFALFVGGMLLFSASLFFCYRKLFR